TAAGTTGGATGAAAGTGAgttattcaataaattatagTTATGCCATGTTGGTTAGATTTGATAGCAACAATATACTGAGAACATGCTGAGTCAAATAACTCGTGCTTTTACTTCTtttcaacacattttttttattggttgaagTTAATCTGAGTTTCCACTGATTTGGGAATAAAATCTACCAAAAAATCCACATATTTACTGGAACCAACATGAAGGAGTTTATTAGAGTGTCTTACTAAtgatttatttgttatatttgaaAAGATTTTGGTGATGGAAATCCTATTACATGCCACATATTATGATCagttaatgaaaatatattttgtgtaCAATTAGGGATGCAAGCCTTCAGAGGGCATGGAGATAGTTGGTggatcatcagcagcagcaagCCCTTGCTCATCTTACCATCCAAGTCCATGTGCTTCCTACAATCCAAGCCCTGGCTCATCATCCCCTTACTACAAAATTCCCAATCCTGATGGCAACTCCCTCATTCCATGGCTCAAGAACCTCTCCACTGCTTCATCTTCAGCATCCTCTCCCAAGCTTCCCCACCTCTACCTCCACAGTGGCTCCATCAGTGCTCCTGTGACGCCTCCTCTGAGCTCTCCAACCGCCAGAACGCCACGAATCAATGCTGAGTGGGACGAGCAGTCTGCGCGGCCAGGGCCCGGATGGACCAGACAGCAGCACTACTCATTCCTGCCATCTTCTAGTCCTCCCAGCCCCGGCCGCCAGGTTGTTGACCCTGAATGGTTTGCTGGGATCAAGCTTCCTCATGTTAGTCCAACCTCACCAACATTCAGCTTGGTCTCCTCAAACCCTTTTGCCTTCAAGGAACATGCTTTGCCCTCCAGAGGTTCGCCAATGTGGACTCCGGCTCAGAGTGGAACATGCTCTCCTGCTGTTCCACCGGGCTCTTATCAGAATGCTGACATTCCTATGTCTGATGCCGTTTCGGATGAATTTGCATTTGGAAGCAACGTGTTGGGGCTTGTCAAGCCTTGGGAAGGAGAAAGGATCCATGAGGAATTTGGATCAGATGATCTTGAACTCACACTTGGTAACTCAAAGACCAGGTACTCCAGCATTATTACATGATCAATTGAATTTCTTCACTGATAGTGTAAAggattttattactattaaccAATCAGAAATTGTCATATGtggtttttttaatctttcttaAAAGTCATACTTAGCATAATTTGTTAGTAGTTGACAGTCTAAAAACCTTTACATTGTCACCGTAGAGTAGTAGACATG
Above is a window of Glycine soja cultivar W05 chromosome 12, ASM419377v2, whole genome shotgun sequence DNA encoding:
- the LOC114379308 gene encoding BES1/BZR1 homolog protein 4-like, which encodes MTSGTRLPTWKERENNKKRERRRRAIAAKIFAGLRMYGNFKLPKHCDNNEVLKALCNKAGWTVEPDGTTYRKGCKPSEGMEIVGGSSAAASPCSSYHPSPCASYNPSPGSSSPYYKIPNPDGNSLIPWLKNLSTASSSASSPKLPHLYLHSGSISAPVTPPLSSPTARTPRINAEWDEQSARPGPGWTRQQHYSFLPSSSPPSPGRQVVDPEWFAGIKLPHVSPTSPTFSLVSSNPFAFKEHALPSRGSPMWTPAQSGTCSPAVPPGSYQNADIPMSDAVSDEFAFGSNVLGLVKPWEGERIHEEFGSDDLELTLGNSKTR